The following proteins come from a genomic window of Kitasatospora sp. NBC_01246:
- a CDS encoding ATP-binding response regulator, giving the protein MTISVATEQDTFALRRCGRSVAGVLGVENQDQVRLATALSELGRDLLTATALTVEFAVTGGVPAVLQVTMRWQGGPGPSPDALGAVARLVQVRRGEGPAAEYLVVEQTLLTSGESLAGLMEGAREVLSAHGGSSASEDARAQTRDLIAALGESRAQREELQRLNEELGETNRGVMALYSELSQELEETNRGVVALYAELDEKSRQLREASEAKTRFWANVSHELRTPVNSVVGLAGLLLASGADRLDEDQRQQIGLIAASGSTLLTLVDELLDVAKAESGRLEPVWARVDLRALLAELRGTLGVRAGEGVTLSIADPTTVPGFVSDEVMLTRILRNLLSNALKFTERGTVTLDVALREGLDGEELVLTVADTGVGIPPEQQERVFEEFYQVRGAHQRGRSGTGLGLPYARRLTGLLGGTLTLTSSPGEGTRVVVRLPVPGPPVEDPPQRVAVLVTVDDDEAYRATVRPLLGELAERIIEVSEGGRAAETIRRERPDAVLLDLHMPDLDGYHVLAQLAADAELCAVPVVVITSASTAGLEHDRLVHARAVLEKATLRSHQLAAAFAAPARGNHPGDHPGGPAADGRSVR; this is encoded by the coding sequence ATGACCATCTCGGTCGCCACCGAGCAGGACACCTTCGCCCTGCGGCGCTGCGGCCGGTCGGTCGCCGGGGTGCTCGGCGTCGAGAACCAGGACCAGGTCAGGCTGGCCACCGCGCTCAGCGAACTGGGGCGCGACCTGCTCACCGCGACCGCGCTGACGGTGGAGTTCGCCGTCACCGGCGGGGTCCCCGCGGTGCTCCAGGTCACCATGCGCTGGCAGGGCGGCCCCGGACCGAGCCCGGACGCGCTCGGCGCCGTCGCCCGCCTGGTACAGGTCCGCCGGGGGGAGGGGCCCGCGGCCGAGTACCTGGTCGTCGAACAGACACTCCTCACGTCCGGCGAATCACTGGCCGGCCTGATGGAAGGGGCACGCGAGGTGCTCAGCGCACACGGCGGGTCCTCGGCGTCGGAGGACGCCCGGGCCCAGACCAGGGACCTCATCGCGGCCCTGGGGGAGTCCCGCGCTCAACGCGAGGAACTGCAGCGGCTCAACGAGGAGTTGGGGGAGACCAACCGTGGGGTGATGGCGCTCTACTCCGAGCTGTCGCAGGAGCTGGAGGAGACCAACCGCGGAGTGGTGGCCCTCTACGCGGAACTCGACGAGAAGTCACGCCAGCTCCGGGAGGCCAGCGAGGCGAAGACCAGGTTCTGGGCCAACGTCAGCCACGAACTGCGCACCCCCGTCAACTCCGTGGTCGGGCTGGCCGGACTACTGCTGGCGAGCGGCGCCGACCGCCTCGACGAGGATCAGCGCCAACAGATCGGGCTCATCGCGGCATCCGGGAGCACCCTGCTGACGCTGGTGGACGAACTGCTGGACGTCGCGAAGGCGGAGTCGGGGCGGCTGGAGCCCGTCTGGGCCCGGGTGGATCTGCGGGCCCTGCTCGCCGAACTGCGGGGCACCCTGGGCGTGCGCGCCGGTGAGGGTGTGACGCTCAGCATCGCCGACCCGACGACGGTACCGGGGTTCGTCAGCGACGAGGTGATGCTCACCCGGATCCTTCGCAACCTGCTGTCCAACGCGCTGAAGTTCACCGAACGGGGCACCGTCACACTGGACGTGGCGCTGCGGGAGGGCCTGGACGGCGAGGAACTGGTCCTCACCGTCGCGGACACCGGCGTCGGGATCCCGCCGGAACAACAGGAACGCGTCTTCGAGGAGTTCTACCAGGTGCGCGGCGCGCACCAGCGGGGCCGTTCCGGCACCGGCCTCGGCCTGCCCTACGCCCGCCGCCTGACCGGACTCCTCGGCGGCACCCTCACGCTCACCAGCAGCCCGGGCGAGGGAACACGTGTCGTGGTCCGGCTGCCGGTCCCGGGACCGCCCGTCGAGGACCCGCCGCAACGCGTGGCCGTGCTGGTCACCGTCGACGACGACGAGGCCTACCGGGCCACCGTCCGCCCTCTGCTCGGTGAACTGGCCGAGCGGATCATCGAGGTCTCCGAGGGCGGCCGGGCGGCGGAGACCATCCGGCGCGAGCGCCCGGACGCCGTCCTGCTCGACCTGCACATGCCGGACCTGGACGGGTACCACGTCCTGGCCCAGCTGGCGGCGGACGCCGAACTGTGCGCCGTCCCCGTCGTCGTGATCACCTCCGCGAGCACGGCCGGCCTGGAGCACGACCGGCTGGTCCACGCCCGCGCCGTCCTGGAGAAGGCCACCTTGAGGTCCCACCAGCTGGCCGCCGCCTTCGCGGCGCCCGCCCGAGGCAACCACCCCGGTGACCACCCCGGTGGGCCGGCCGCCGATGGACGGAGTGTCCGGTGA
- a CDS encoding ATP-binding SpoIIE family protein phosphatase, translating to MGPVSAMLPGTEDVAWFRDEHSMPAAARGAAAALARRIGLGDQRAAEVALAVSEAATNLCRHAVDGALLLRVIRTATDAGLEFVTVDAGPGMADVPRALTDGVSSASTLGIGLGAISRLADTFDVHSLPGRGTVLAARFWTREAAASARMAGEPVVAGLTRPISGEETCGDAWAARSLAAPGDGPGTGPAPRGGTAPRAPLSWAALAGVDAPAAPRTAPVREERSAAPDSDALLLMFCDGLGHGPLAARAARSAVDAFHASRATRPDAVLADIHRALNAGRGGAVAVVLIGPSAGRVLFCGVGNVSTFVLDPATGGRRSLPSAPGIVGHHLPSLRTIEQDLPAGSAVIMHSDGLTERWRPADLPGLLGHIPLVAAGQLLREAAVRRDDAGVLVAKGAW from the coding sequence GTGGGCCCGGTGAGCGCGATGTTGCCGGGGACCGAGGATGTCGCCTGGTTCCGGGACGAGCACTCCATGCCGGCGGCGGCGCGTGGTGCCGCCGCCGCGCTGGCGCGCCGGATCGGCCTCGGTGACCAGCGGGCGGCCGAGGTCGCGCTCGCGGTGAGCGAGGCGGCGACCAACCTGTGCCGCCACGCCGTCGACGGTGCCCTGCTGCTGAGGGTGATCCGCACCGCGACGGACGCCGGCCTGGAGTTCGTGACCGTCGACGCCGGCCCCGGGATGGCGGACGTCCCGCGCGCGCTGACCGACGGGGTGTCCTCCGCGAGCACCCTGGGCATCGGGCTCGGCGCGATCTCCCGGCTGGCCGACACCTTCGACGTGCACTCGCTGCCCGGGCGCGGCACCGTGCTGGCGGCCCGGTTCTGGACGAGGGAGGCCGCGGCGTCGGCCCGGATGGCCGGTGAACCGGTGGTGGCCGGGCTCACCAGGCCGATCAGTGGCGAGGAGACCTGCGGGGACGCGTGGGCGGCCCGGTCCCTGGCGGCGCCGGGGGACGGCCCAGGGACCGGCCCGGCCCCGCGTGGCGGCACGGCCCCCCGCGCCCCCCTGAGCTGGGCGGCCCTGGCCGGTGTCGACGCCCCCGCGGCGCCGCGAACGGCGCCGGTGCGCGAGGAGAGGAGCGCCGCCCCGGATTCCGACGCCCTGCTCCTGATGTTCTGCGACGGCCTCGGACACGGTCCGCTGGCGGCCCGGGCCGCCCGGTCGGCGGTCGACGCCTTCCACGCCTCGCGGGCCACCCGGCCGGACGCCGTCCTCGCGGACATCCACCGTGCGTTGAACGCCGGCCGCGGCGGCGCGGTCGCGGTGGTGCTGATCGGGCCGTCGGCCGGACGGGTGCTGTTCTGCGGCGTCGGGAACGTCAGCACCTTCGTCCTCGATCCGGCGACCGGCGGCCGGCGTTCGCTGCCCTCGGCCCCCGGTATCGTCGGCCACCACCTGCCGTCCCTGCGCACGATCGAGCAGGACCTGCCGGCCGGCAGCGCGGTGATCATGCATTCGGACGGACTGACCGAACGGTGGCGGCCGGCGGATCTGCCGGGGTTGCTCGGACACATCCCGCTCGTGGCCGCGGGCCAGCTGCTGCGCGAGGCGGCCGTGCGTCGGGACGACGCGGGGGTGCTCGTGGCGAAGGGAGCGTGGTGA
- a CDS encoding anti-sigma regulatory factor, whose product MTGLAPTPEGEQESIPVRSNDDVVRARQLVRSLAQRCKLSLVDQTKLVTAASELARNTLVYGGGGVMRTGLVRRDSRLGVTAVFEDNGPGIADVDLALTDGWTSGSGLGLGLSGARRLVDDFVLDTEVGRGTLVSVIKWAR is encoded by the coding sequence GTGACCGGCCTCGCGCCCACGCCCGAGGGTGAGCAGGAGAGCATCCCGGTCCGGTCCAACGACGACGTGGTGCGGGCCCGGCAGTTGGTCCGCTCGCTCGCCCAGCGCTGCAAGCTCTCCCTGGTCGACCAGACGAAGCTGGTGACGGCCGCGAGCGAGCTGGCCCGCAACACGCTGGTCTACGGCGGGGGCGGGGTGATGCGGACCGGGCTGGTCCGCCGGGACAGCCGTCTCGGCGTGACGGCGGTCTTCGAGGACAACGGGCCGGGCATCGCCGACGTGGACCTCGCCCTGACCGACGGCTGGACCTCGGGCAGCGGGCTGGGTCTGGGTCTGAGCGGCGCACGGCGTCTGGTCGACGACTTCGTCCTCGACACCGAGGTCGGCCGGGGCACGCTGGTGTCGGTGATCAAGTGGGCCCGGTGA
- a CDS encoding STAS domain-containing protein, translating to MTERVPVLKIGEVLLVSIQVDLEDQTVLDLQDDLAARIVATGASGVVIDITAVEIVDSFVGRMLATTAAISRMLDAETVVVGMRPAVAITLVELGLSLGGVRTALSLEKGLAMLGRSADGRRSVRP from the coding sequence GTGACCGAACGCGTACCGGTCCTGAAGATCGGCGAGGTCCTGCTGGTGTCCATCCAGGTCGACCTGGAGGACCAGACCGTCCTGGACCTCCAGGACGACCTGGCCGCACGTATCGTGGCGACCGGCGCGAGCGGGGTGGTGATCGACATCACCGCGGTGGAGATCGTCGACTCGTTCGTCGGCCGGATGCTCGCCACGACCGCCGCGATCTCCCGCATGCTGGACGCCGAGACCGTGGTGGTGGGCATGCGGCCCGCCGTGGCGATCACCCTGGTCGAACTCGGGCTCTCGCTCGGGGGCGTGCGCACCGCGCTCAGCCTGGAGAAGGGCCTGGCGATGCTGGGCCGGTCGGCCGACGGCCGCCGTTCGGTCCGGCCGTGA
- a CDS encoding STAS domain-containing protein codes for MADKAMSVRLVELLAEQRKELGSAWVDAVSRTLRGRISEAELDRELQELFTALVEGLRQGGFDWQGEDFAEVRALLTELSRNRARQGFTTTETATSVLAFKAILAPTTDSSAQDITAYLRLSQLMDALALFTMEVYARTREELISAQSEQLLELSTPVVKLWDGVVAVPLVGTLDSVRTQVVMEKLLQTLVDTGSEQAIIDITGVPAVDTEVAQHLLKTVVAARLMGAECTISGIRPQIAQTIVALGIQFGDIVTKATLADALKHALRRGGVDPTTAGGRP; via the coding sequence GTGGCGGATAAGGCAATGTCGGTGCGACTGGTGGAGCTCCTGGCGGAGCAGCGGAAGGAGCTGGGTTCGGCCTGGGTGGACGCGGTGTCGCGGACGCTTCGGGGGCGGATCAGCGAGGCCGAACTCGACCGCGAGCTGCAGGAACTGTTCACGGCCCTGGTGGAGGGCCTGCGCCAGGGAGGCTTCGACTGGCAGGGCGAGGACTTCGCGGAGGTGCGCGCGCTGCTCACCGAGCTCTCGCGCAACCGGGCCCGCCAGGGTTTCACCACCACCGAGACCGCGACCAGCGTCCTCGCCTTCAAGGCCATCCTGGCGCCCACCACCGACAGCTCGGCGCAGGACATCACCGCCTACCTGCGCCTGTCACAGCTGATGGACGCGCTGGCGCTGTTCACCATGGAGGTGTACGCGCGAACCCGCGAGGAGCTCATCAGCGCGCAGTCGGAGCAGCTCCTGGAGCTCTCCACCCCCGTGGTGAAGCTCTGGGACGGCGTCGTGGCGGTGCCCCTGGTCGGCACGCTCGACTCGGTCCGCACCCAGGTGGTCATGGAGAAGCTGCTCCAGACGCTCGTGGACACGGGCTCGGAGCAGGCGATCATCGACATCACCGGGGTGCCGGCGGTGGACACCGAGGTCGCCCAGCACCTGCTCAAGACCGTGGTGGCCGCGCGGCTGATGGGCGCCGAGTGCACCATCTCCGGCATCCGCCCGCAGATCGCGCAGACCATCGTCGCGCTGGGCATCCAGTTCGGGGACATCGTCACCAAGGCGACGCTCGCCGACGCGCTCAAGCACGCGCTGCGCCGCGGTGGAGTCGACCCGACGACGGCCGGTGGCCGGCCGTGA
- a CDS encoding SpoIIE family protein phosphatase, which translates to MGQPEGVEYGATAGAGVDIFEGDREVGRDLAAVDWTATPLGAPTGWPQSLRTAVSILLSSRFPMWMAWGDDLTFFCNAAYRRDTLGRKYPWALGRPASEVWAEIWGDIGPRIGTVLTTGRATWDEALLLFVERSGYPEESYHTFSYSPLRDDDGLVSGLLCVVSEETDRVIGERRMATLRDLGSDLSVVRTEEETLAFSTRQLAANPHDLPFVLTYLALPDGSARLAAATGLPAGHPAAPALLPPGGTPGVWPSARAAQAEPVVVALDGPAFADLPTFGRPAPPTHALVVPLLRRGDAAYGFLVAALNRYRAADEGYRGFVELAAGHVAAGIAGAREYQAQQQRADELAALDRAKTAFFSNVSHEFRTPLTLIMGPLEELRTRLADADPRTREELDVIHRNGLRLGRLVNTLLDFSRIEAGHLRASYEPVELAATTAELASVFRSAVDKAGLAFTMDCPPLAEPVHIDRDMWEKVVLNLLSNALKFTFEGSIGVAVHREDDHAVVTITDTGVGVPAAELPRLFQRFHRIENTRARSHEGSGIGLALVQELVQAHGGTITARSREGEGTAFTVRLPFGHAHLPQDALAPAPAAPTRASAAADPYLEEALRWLPGSERADPSRSTEVPDRAAPLGGRSARPRARVLIADDNADMREYLSRLLTGPGYLVRAVADGLAALEAVRAEAPDLVVSDVMMPGLDGVRLVAALRADPRTAAVPVILLSARAGQEASIEGLDAGADDYLVKPFAAAELLARVRATIDMTRLRNRHARWRTALVDSLQEGFFVCDEHGDVIEVNAAFTAILGHGPEGLPYRYPQPWWPERDADPDAHRLVADALAELTGREHGTCTIPATHRDGRQVWVAAAFNRVQEPESGRRVIVGTIRDVTSEHHAAQRATALASLGTRLAEAATLPDAMAAAMAELRRVWRADTVLAVLFPPDGAPVLTATDPEQRWDDLPAERRETLTALGTRPALTPVTDRADGSGIVLEHPRGTLLLWIDREGPRPFTEQDRLLLSQLAGRLAQGLARVHRIDQQRETAITLQRAILGPSHLPGGFAVRYEPATRPLEVGGDWYDIVALPDGRTGIVVGDCVGRGLTAATVMGQLRSACRALLLQDPSPARTLAALDRFAADIPGAMCTTVFCGVLDPADGHLVYSSAGHPPGVLTHPDGTTVLLQDGNALPLAVRTGADRPEVRCTMPPRSTLLLYTDGLVERRRRPLSEGVDRAGTILREGRALPVDDLAARLMAALAPDDGYDDDVAILLHRHPAPLELTFPAESGQLAPVRNSLRGWLNRCGLPAPTVQSVLVAAGEACANAIEHGHRDAPGARIRLSAVATAAELRLTVADTGHWKIPGHRADTDRGRGVALMNALMQQVTITPGSGGTTVDMQLRIA; encoded by the coding sequence ATGGGCCAGCCCGAAGGAGTCGAGTACGGGGCGACGGCGGGTGCCGGTGTCGACATCTTCGAAGGCGACCGCGAGGTCGGGCGCGATCTCGCGGCGGTGGACTGGACGGCGACTCCGCTGGGCGCGCCCACCGGCTGGCCGCAGAGCCTGCGCACGGCCGTGAGCATCCTGCTCTCCTCCCGGTTCCCGATGTGGATGGCCTGGGGCGACGACCTGACGTTCTTCTGCAACGCCGCCTACCGGCGCGACACCCTCGGCCGGAAGTACCCCTGGGCGCTGGGCCGGCCGGCGAGCGAGGTGTGGGCGGAGATCTGGGGCGACATCGGCCCGCGGATCGGGACCGTGCTGACCACGGGCCGGGCGACCTGGGACGAGGCGCTGCTGCTGTTCGTGGAGCGTTCCGGATATCCCGAGGAGAGCTACCACACCTTCTCCTACAGTCCCCTGCGTGACGACGACGGCCTCGTGAGCGGCCTGTTGTGCGTGGTCAGCGAGGAGACCGACCGGGTCATCGGCGAGCGGCGGATGGCGACCCTGCGGGACCTCGGCTCGGACCTCAGCGTGGTGCGCACCGAAGAGGAGACGCTGGCCTTCAGTACCCGCCAGCTCGCCGCCAACCCTCATGACCTGCCGTTCGTCCTGACCTACCTGGCGCTGCCCGACGGGTCCGCCCGTCTGGCCGCCGCGACCGGCCTGCCCGCCGGACACCCCGCCGCCCCGGCGCTCCTGCCCCCGGGCGGCACACCCGGGGTGTGGCCGTCGGCGCGGGCGGCGCAGGCCGAACCGGTGGTCGTCGCCCTCGACGGTCCCGCGTTCGCGGACCTTCCCACCTTCGGCCGGCCGGCTCCGCCCACCCATGCCCTGGTCGTCCCGCTGCTGCGGCGGGGCGACGCGGCCTACGGCTTCCTGGTGGCGGCGCTCAACCGCTACCGGGCAGCGGACGAGGGCTACCGGGGATTCGTCGAGCTGGCCGCCGGCCACGTCGCGGCAGGGATCGCCGGCGCCCGCGAGTACCAGGCCCAGCAGCAGCGCGCCGACGAACTCGCGGCACTCGACCGGGCCAAGACCGCCTTCTTCTCCAACGTCAGCCACGAGTTCCGCACCCCCCTGACCTTGATCATGGGCCCGCTCGAAGAGCTTCGGACCAGGCTGGCCGACGCCGATCCGCGCACGAGGGAGGAACTGGACGTCATCCACCGCAACGGGCTGCGGCTGGGCAGACTCGTCAACACCCTGCTCGACTTCTCCCGCATCGAGGCCGGCCACCTGCGGGCCAGCTACGAACCGGTCGAGCTGGCCGCGACCACCGCGGAGCTGGCCAGCGTCTTCCGCTCCGCCGTCGACAAGGCCGGCCTGGCCTTCACGATGGACTGCCCACCGCTGGCGGAGCCCGTCCACATCGACCGGGACATGTGGGAGAAGGTCGTCCTCAACCTGCTCAGCAACGCCCTCAAGTTCACCTTCGAGGGCTCGATCGGCGTCGCCGTGCACCGTGAGGACGACCACGCGGTCGTCACGATCACCGACACCGGCGTCGGGGTGCCCGCCGCCGAGCTGCCACGCCTCTTCCAACGGTTCCACCGGATCGAGAACACCCGCGCGCGCTCCCACGAGGGCAGCGGCATCGGACTCGCCCTCGTCCAGGAACTCGTCCAGGCCCACGGTGGCACCATCACCGCCCGCAGTCGCGAGGGCGAGGGCACGGCCTTCACCGTCCGCCTGCCGTTCGGCCACGCCCACCTCCCCCAGGACGCCCTCGCCCCCGCGCCCGCGGCGCCCACCCGCGCGTCGGCCGCGGCCGACCCCTACCTGGAGGAGGCGCTGCGCTGGCTCCCCGGGAGCGAACGGGCCGACCCCTCCCGGTCCACCGAGGTGCCGGACCGCGCCGCACCCCTCGGCGGGCGGTCGGCCCGGCCCCGCGCCCGGGTCCTGATCGCCGACGACAACGCCGACATGCGCGAGTACCTCAGCCGGCTCCTCACCGGCCCCGGCTACCTGGTCCGGGCCGTCGCCGACGGCCTGGCAGCGCTGGAGGCGGTCCGTGCCGAGGCCCCCGACCTCGTCGTCAGCGACGTCATGATGCCCGGCCTCGACGGTGTGCGGCTCGTGGCCGCGCTGCGCGCCGACCCGCGGACCGCCGCCGTCCCCGTCATCCTGCTCTCGGCCCGCGCCGGACAGGAGGCCTCCATCGAGGGCCTCGACGCCGGCGCCGACGACTACCTGGTCAAACCCTTCGCCGCCGCGGAACTGCTCGCCCGGGTCCGCGCCACCATCGACATGACACGGCTGCGCAACCGCCACGCGCGCTGGCGCACAGCACTGGTCGACTCCCTCCAGGAGGGGTTCTTCGTCTGCGACGAGCACGGCGACGTCATCGAGGTCAACGCCGCGTTCACCGCCATCCTCGGCCACGGGCCCGAAGGCCTGCCCTACCGGTACCCCCAGCCGTGGTGGCCCGAGCGCGACGCCGACCCCGACGCCCACCGGCTGGTGGCCGACGCCCTCGCCGAACTGACCGGCCGGGAGCACGGCACCTGCACCATCCCGGCCACCCACCGCGACGGCCGTCAGGTGTGGGTGGCAGCCGCCTTCAACCGCGTCCAGGAGCCGGAGAGCGGGCGCCGCGTCATCGTCGGCACCATCCGTGACGTCACCTCGGAGCACCACGCGGCCCAACGGGCGACGGCCCTGGCCTCGCTCGGCACGCGCCTCGCGGAAGCCGCCACCCTGCCCGACGCCATGGCCGCGGCCATGGCCGAGCTGCGACGGGTCTGGCGGGCCGACACCGTCCTCGCCGTGCTGTTCCCGCCCGACGGGGCCCCGGTGCTGACCGCCACCGACCCGGAACAGCGCTGGGACGACCTGCCGGCCGAGCGGCGCGAGACCCTCACCGCCCTGGGCACGCGCCCCGCCCTCACCCCGGTCACCGACCGGGCCGACGGCTCCGGCATCGTCCTCGAACACCCGCGCGGCACGCTCCTCCTGTGGATCGACCGCGAAGGGCCGCGACCCTTCACCGAGCAGGACCGGCTCCTGCTCTCCCAACTGGCCGGCCGCCTGGCCCAGGGACTGGCCCGAGTGCACCGGATCGACCAGCAGCGCGAGACCGCGATAACCCTGCAACGCGCCATCCTCGGCCCCTCCCACCTGCCCGGCGGCTTCGCCGTACGCTACGAGCCCGCCACCCGCCCCCTGGAGGTCGGAGGCGACTGGTACGACATCGTGGCCCTCCCCGACGGCCGCACCGGCATCGTGGTCGGGGACTGCGTCGGGCGCGGGCTCACCGCGGCCACCGTCATGGGCCAACTCCGGAGCGCCTGCCGCGCCCTGCTCCTCCAGGACCCCTCACCCGCCCGCACCCTCGCGGCCCTGGACCGCTTCGCGGCCGACATCCCCGGGGCGATGTGCACCACCGTCTTCTGCGGAGTGCTCGACCCCGCCGACGGCCATCTCGTCTACTCCAGTGCCGGCCACCCTCCCGGCGTCCTCACCCACCCCGACGGGACCACCGTCCTCCTCCAGGACGGCAACGCGCTGCCCCTCGCCGTCCGGACCGGTGCGGACCGGCCCGAGGTCCGGTGCACCATGCCGCCGCGCTCCACCCTGCTGCTCTACACCGACGGTCTGGTGGAGCGCCGCCGCCGCCCCCTGAGCGAAGGCGTCGACCGGGCCGGAACCATCCTGCGGGAAGGGCGCGCGCTGCCGGTCGACGACCTCGCCGCCCGCCTCATGGCCGCGCTCGCCCCCGACGACGGGTACGACGACGACGTGGCCATCCTGCTCCACCGCCACCCCGCCCCGCTGGAGCTGACCTTCCCCGCGGAGTCCGGGCAGCTCGCCCCCGTCCGGAACAGCCTCCGCGGCTGGTTGAACCGGTGCGGGCTGCCCGCGCCCACCGTGCAGAGCGTCCTGGTCGCGGCCGGCGAAGCGTGCGCCAACGCCATCGAACACGGTCACCGTGACGCGCCGGGCGCCCGGATCCGCCTGTCCGCCGTCGCCACGGCCGCCGAGCTGCGCCTGACCGTCGCGGACACCGGCCACTGGAAGATCCCCGGACACCGGGCCGACACCGACCGCGGTCGCGGCGTCGCCCTGATGAACGCCCTCATGCAGCAGGTCACCATCACCCCCGGCAGCGGCGGCACCACCGTCGACATGCAGCTAAGGATCGCCTGA
- a CDS encoding STAS domain-containing protein — MTTALVLTPGHGPGGSPVLRAAGEIDLANAHELAAAIDRIPESDTPLTVDVSAVEYLDSAGLTVLFARAHRIRLITSPLLTPLLTVSGLSQLVSVREVIDPPPNRELPTRGESVP, encoded by the coding sequence ATGACCACCGCGCTCGTCCTCACCCCCGGCCACGGCCCGGGCGGCTCGCCCGTGCTGCGGGCGGCCGGCGAGATCGACCTGGCCAACGCCCACGAACTCGCCGCGGCCATCGACCGGATCCCCGAGTCCGACACGCCCCTGACCGTCGACGTCAGTGCCGTCGAGTACCTCGACAGCGCCGGCCTCACCGTCCTCTTCGCGCGTGCCCACCGGATCCGGCTGATCACGAGCCCGCTCCTGACCCCGCTGCTCACCGTCTCGGGCCTGAGCCAACTCGTCTCGGTCCGCGAGGTCATCGACCCGCCGCCGAACCGAGAGCTCCCCACGCGCGGGGAGAGCGTGCCGTGA
- a CDS encoding nuclease, with protein sequence MTMMLVKGRYEIKNFEPDGDTVHFLPDDPGFWPELPGEHKVKRNAHGGAGLRLDGIDALETHYQGVGPDFVHQPLDLGAHAARDALLTWLGFTNVTRGADEKVTSATPDTVPGFVLASGADTYGRCIALVGRGTPTPDARSGTMIRVDVPLLRQSANHELLSRGLVYPTFYSNLPRELRLDMAATARQAQAAKAPGSVWATDVTHSGAQIEDLSSITDRLVILPKLFRRLADYLRLFGPSLDSLPAYLAGADDEFFLSEQTTSTRGLHRVIDINDGTVKLRPGIEDIVFVEK encoded by the coding sequence ATGACCATGATGCTCGTCAAGGGCCGCTACGAGATCAAGAACTTCGAACCGGACGGCGACACCGTCCACTTCCTCCCCGACGACCCCGGCTTCTGGCCCGAGCTGCCCGGTGAGCACAAGGTCAAGCGGAACGCCCACGGCGGCGCCGGCCTCCGGCTGGACGGGATCGACGCACTGGAGACCCACTACCAGGGAGTCGGCCCCGACTTCGTGCACCAGCCGCTCGATCTGGGAGCCCACGCGGCCCGGGACGCCCTGCTGACCTGGCTGGGCTTCACCAACGTCACGCGCGGGGCGGACGAGAAGGTCACCTCCGCCACCCCGGACACCGTCCCCGGCTTCGTCCTCGCCAGCGGCGCCGACACCTACGGCCGCTGCATCGCCCTGGTCGGCAGGGGAACTCCGACGCCGGACGCCAGGAGCGGGACGATGATCAGGGTCGACGTACCGCTCCTCCGCCAGAGCGCCAACCACGAACTGCTCTCCCGCGGCCTGGTCTACCCGACGTTCTACTCGAACCTGCCCCGGGAACTGCGCCTCGACATGGCGGCGACCGCCCGGCAGGCGCAGGCCGCGAAGGCACCCGGCAGCGTCTGGGCCACGGACGTCACCCACAGCGGCGCCCAGATCGAGGACCTGAGCTCGATCACCGACCGCCTGGTCATCCTGCCCAAGCTGTTCCGGCGCCTGGCCGACTACCTGCGCCTGTTCGGCCCCTCCCTCGACTCGCTCCCCGCCTACCTGGCCGGCGCGGACGACGAGTTCTTCCTCTCCGAGCAGACGACCTCCACCAGAGGCCTGCACCGCGTCATCGACATCAACGACGGCACGGTGAAGCTGCGCCCCGGCATCGAGGACATCGTCTTCGTCGAGAAGTGA
- a CDS encoding winged helix-turn-helix transcriptional regulator: MTTSRPGEPGRRPGERGDLLDPLCPTRQLLDRIGTKWTSMAVKVLAEEAPGELRFAELRRRFPGISQKMLSVTLQSLVRDGLVARRVEPTVPPAVHYRLTELGLSLEEPLSALRVWAETHMAEIDRSNRLADESL; this comes from the coding sequence GTGACCACATCCAGGCCCGGCGAACCCGGTCGGCGGCCCGGTGAGCGGGGAGATCTGCTGGATCCGCTCTGCCCGACCCGCCAGTTGCTCGACCGGATCGGCACCAAGTGGACGTCGATGGCGGTCAAGGTGCTGGCCGAGGAGGCGCCGGGCGAGCTCCGTTTCGCGGAACTGCGGCGCCGTTTCCCCGGCATCTCCCAGAAGATGCTGTCCGTCACCCTGCAGAGCCTCGTCCGCGACGGCCTGGTCGCGCGCCGGGTGGAGCCCACCGTGCCCCCCGCCGTCCACTACCGGCTCACCGAACTCGGCCTCTCCCTCGAAGAGCCGCTCTCCGCCCTGCGGGTCTGGGCCGAGACGCACATGGCGGAGATCGACCGCAGCAACCGCCTCGCCGACGAGTCACTCTGA